One genomic region from Flammeovirga agarivorans encodes:
- a CDS encoding phosphoribosyltransferase family protein — protein MSLTTNVILSHEQIVQKIRRIAFEVYEDNFGVKEIVFAGIKGTGYSFAELLKGEFDKIASIPSDITKITIDKTAPLQTFIEVDKDLKEMEGKVIIIVDDVLNTGRTLAYSIKPFLGIKIDKLQVAVLVDRGYHKFPVIPSFIGYELSTTVKQNVEVDLSDQIRFSVTLT, from the coding sequence AAAAATCCGTCGTATTGCATTTGAAGTATATGAAGACAACTTTGGGGTAAAAGAAATTGTCTTCGCAGGAATAAAAGGAACTGGTTATAGCTTTGCTGAATTATTAAAAGGAGAGTTTGACAAGATTGCTTCAATTCCTTCTGATATTACAAAAATTACTATCGACAAAACGGCACCATTACAAACTTTTATTGAGGTAGATAAAGACCTCAAAGAAATGGAAGGTAAAGTGATTATCATTGTCGATGACGTGTTAAATACTGGACGTACATTAGCCTACAGTATTAAACCATTTTTAGGAATTAAAATTGACAAATTACAGGTAGCTGTTCTTGTTGATAGAGGGTATCATAAATTCCCTGTAATCCCAAGTTTTATTGGATATGAATTATCAACAACCGTAAAACAAAATGTTGAAGTAGACCTATCAGATCAAATTCGTTTTTCTGTTACTTTAACTTAG